CAAGCATTGATCACCACGGCCAAGGGTTGGGAAGGGCGCAATCGCCAGTTGATGTTGATGGCTAAAAAGCTACCCGGCTTAAAACCGGAACAGAAACAACCCGCAGCCGAAGTGACAGGTTGCGAGAGCCGCACTTGGTTGTTGCATCAGGTTAAAGATGGCTGTCATTGGTTTGCCGCCGATTCTGATGCCCGCATTGTGCGGGGCTTACTGGTGCTGTTACTGGCGGCGGTTAATGGTCAAACTACGGCAGTGGTGCAAGCATTTGATGGCCGCCAGTGGTTGCGCGATCTGGGACTGTTAGAGCATTTAAGCCCCTCCCGCGGCAATGGTTTATTGGCTATCGTTGATGCCATCCAGCACGCTGTATCAGACCCTAACCATCGTCCTTAAGCTAATAAAAGAAGGTAGCCTTTTCGTGCAAAACTCAGTGCGTTTAATTCAACCAGAGGCTCAGACTCACAAGCCGATCACGCCAGCTAAAATCGTCTGCGTTGGGCGTAACTACGTTGACCACATCAAAGAGCTGAACAACGAAGTACCGGATCAGCCGGTCTACTTTCTAAAGCCAAATTCAGCGATCAGCAACACCCTGTACAGCGTATTGGGCGAGCCTCTGCACTACGAAACCGAGATCTGTTTCTTGGTTGAGCAGGGCAAGCTTATTGCTGCGGGCGTCGGTTTGGATATCACCAAGCGCGGCTTACAAAGCCAGCTTAAGGCCAAGTCACTGCCTTGGGAACGCGCCAAAGCGTTTGATGGCTCGGCCCTGTTTAGCGACTTTGTAGCTATCGACAGCCTCAGCCAACAATTGCAATTGAAACTGTGGATAGATAGCGTGCTAGTGCAGCAGGGAGGCATCAGCTTGATGCTGCATAAACCTGACGCCGTACTCGCCGATATTGCGGAATTTATGACACTGCAGGATGGCGACATCTTGATGACAGGCACGCCCAAAGGCGTTGGGCAAATAGTCGCCGGACAGCGCTTTGTCGCGCAGTTGCTGGATGGTGAGCAATGCCTGACCGAAGTCAGTTGGGTTGCGGTTTAGGTATGATTTGTCCATCGCCAACCTCAGCGCACTTTTGTGAGC
This is a stretch of genomic DNA from Corallincola holothuriorum. It encodes these proteins:
- a CDS encoding fumarylacetoacetate hydrolase family protein, whose product is MQNSVRLIQPEAQTHKPITPAKIVCVGRNYVDHIKELNNEVPDQPVYFLKPNSAISNTLYSVLGEPLHYETEICFLVEQGKLIAAGVGLDITKRGLQSQLKAKSLPWERAKAFDGSALFSDFVAIDSLSQQLQLKLWIDSVLVQQGGISLMLHKPDAVLADIAEFMTLQDGDILMTGTPKGVGQIVAGQRFVAQLLDGEQCLTEVSWVAV